One window of the Methanomassiliicoccaceae archaeon DOK genome contains the following:
- a CDS encoding DUF4391 domain-containing protein, producing MLGLPPSTDVRKAIPKDAFFSSKNIKGRERERFDKQVHSITIRSIISPESVNIDKGKDVSAIYVMELQLNVQDCDDGNLMLLNRLGHKTVYVLSYGDVSKIAVVEDIVFQTDWKPNADHSLELEGLDLDAVWANIVRGLGNLSRDEPLHEAIAWEKRTRSYNTQIADLEKKFQKEKQNHERRRIHSEIQRLKKERDTKPEPVRTETPQQPVDTESKPTKRRGVSVTRRISEVDQPPGGFINPRLLNETRFDDGKTLGEENVPPAIAGLAVDYLTRWVMGSSLSEAFIISVMGGFAGGKAEDVAEHMCGIRGLDDESIECACRTCMYDSYYRARRAPKTDPFLTFVDHQTCENIRIMIERSKRFFEVYGPITESGPKFPGAYTEVVGAGDGDYLTESTIWDFKVSKNIPTKEHTLQLAMYYIMGKHSTDSHFETVRNIGIFNPRLNIVYTLDMSEVPKETMRRIETEVIGYEESECIEW from the coding sequence ATGCTCGGCCTGCCGCCGTCCACGGATGTGAGGAAGGCCATCCCAAAGGATGCGTTCTTCAGCAGCAAGAACATCAAAGGGCGTGAGAGGGAGAGGTTCGACAAGCAGGTCCACAGCATCACGATAAGGTCGATCATCTCGCCGGAGTCGGTGAACATCGACAAGGGAAAGGACGTCTCCGCGATCTACGTCATGGAACTGCAGCTGAACGTTCAGGACTGCGATGACGGGAACCTGATGCTCCTGAACAGACTGGGACACAAGACCGTCTATGTGCTCTCGTATGGGGATGTCTCGAAGATAGCAGTGGTCGAGGACATTGTGTTCCAGACCGATTGGAAACCCAATGCCGATCACAGTTTGGAATTGGAAGGTCTAGACCTTGATGCGGTCTGGGCGAACATCGTCAGAGGCCTTGGGAACCTCTCCCGTGATGAACCTCTCCACGAAGCCATAGCCTGGGAGAAGCGCACCCGCTCTTACAATACGCAAATCGCAGATTTGGAGAAGAAATTCCAGAAGGAGAAGCAGAACCATGAGAGACGGAGGATCCATTCGGAGATCCAGCGTCTCAAGAAGGAACGTGACACGAAGCCCGAACCGGTGAGAACGGAAACGCCGCAACAACCCGTCGATACCGAATCGAAGCCGACTAAGAGGAGAGGGGTCAGTGTCACAAGGCGCATCAGTGAAGTGGATCAACCGCCCGGAGGTTTCATCAATCCCAGGTTGCTGAACGAGACGAGATTCGATGATGGGAAAACACTGGGCGAGGAGAACGTGCCCCCTGCCATAGCAGGGTTAGCAGTTGACTACCTCACCCGTTGGGTGATGGGGTCATCCCTTTCCGAAGCATTCATCATCTCCGTCATGGGAGGTTTCGCAGGCGGAAAGGCCGAGGATGTGGCGGAACACATGTGCGGGATCAGAGGGCTCGATGACGAATCCATAGAGTGTGCCTGCCGTACATGCATGTACGATTCCTACTACAGGGCCAGACGCGCACCGAAGACGGACCCGTTCCTGACATTCGTGGACCATCAGACCTGTGAGAACATCCGCATCATGATCGAACGGTCGAAGAGGTTCTTCGAGGTCTACGGACCGATCACCGAATCCGGACCCAAGTTCCCCGGAGCATACACGGAAGTGGTCGGAGCGGGCGATGGAGATTACCTCACCGAGTCGACAATCTGGGATTTCAAGGTCTCGAAGAACATCCCGACCAAGGAGCACACCCTGCAGCTGGCCATGTACTACATCATGGGGAAGCACAGCACGGACAGTCATTTCGAAACGGTGCGGAACATCGGCATCTTCAACCCCCGTCTGAACATAGTGTACACCCTCGATATGTCCGAAGTCCCGAAAGAAACGATGAGAAGGATTGAGACCGAGGTCATCGGATACGAAGAGTCCGAATGCATCGAATGGTGA
- a CDS encoding DEAD/DEAH box helicase family protein encodes MENIDNINYTLAEDLKKTVTKGSKVSIASACFSIYAFEELKRELKGVESLRFIFTSPTFLEEKAPREKKEFYIPRLSRERSVYGTEFEVKLRNGLTQKALARECADWIRRKCEFRSNVSYRPMDSMLNVESGDSRTSYRPVSEFTTVGIGSEKGDSISMYTTKLADDETLPMFRLFDQIWNNPDLLRDVKEDIVDKLTEAYDENPPGFIYFVTLYNIFKEFLEDISGDNLPNESIRFRDSVIWNSLYSFQKDAVLGIINKLETFNGCILADSVGLGKTYTALGVIKYYESRNKNVLVLCPKKLSENWNTYRSEYRNNPLIKDKFQYKVLYHTDLSRRSGYSNGINLKQFYWENFDLVVIDESHNFRNGGRTDVDDETSVNRYSRLLNEVIRPGTQTKVLMLSATPVNNRFYDLYNQLMIAYEGEPSLMQDNLDVSRPLDAIFRDAQKAFNRWSSLEPEERTTENLLHCLDFDFFQVLDSVTIARSRKHIEKYYGMDEVGKFPQRLKPINLDPGITDDDLGVTFESINASLQRLNLEVYVPTDFILPSKQYKYGIDRSTIDRSGREQGIRRLTAINLLKRLESSIYSFRKTVDKVLARIEKTLSNIEKFENGEKTVKVSEDLSEFEEDDEVYAIEHDIKISLEDMDYIQWKHYLENDRAVLRELSESVARITPTNDKKLATLKRCILDKIDNPINPGNRKVLIFTTFSDTADYLYENISKEFKERYGLNTAEITGTVDGRNTLKEIKGDFNDTLTWFSPISKRRDLVDKNAKEELDILIGTDCISEGQNLQDCDFCINYDIHWNPVRIIQRFGRIDRIGSRNDRIQLVNFWPDVDLDTYIDLRGRVESRMKASVLTSTGDDNVLDTNEKGDLEYRKNQLQRLKDEVVDIEDMQSGVSIMDLGLNEFRVDLLDYTRTAGLLDGTPYGLQAVVPSSEEMPPGVMFVLLNRVDNINRDKKNRLHPFYMVYISNAGDVVCDHLDPKRFLDLMRYACKGKSKPYADLCRSFNEETDDGRNMSEISKLLTRSIDSIVDQKEQSELDDFLNGKDSFTTVKSNGMDDFELVCFLVVR; translated from the coding sequence ATGGAGAACATCGACAACATCAACTACACGCTGGCCGAGGACCTGAAGAAGACGGTCACCAAGGGCAGCAAGGTCTCGATCGCGTCGGCATGTTTCTCCATCTACGCTTTCGAAGAGCTGAAAAGGGAGCTGAAGGGCGTCGAATCGCTTCGCTTCATCTTCACCTCGCCCACATTCCTCGAGGAGAAGGCGCCCCGTGAGAAGAAGGAGTTCTACATTCCGAGACTGTCCAGAGAGCGCAGCGTCTACGGAACAGAGTTCGAGGTGAAGCTCCGTAACGGGTTGACCCAGAAGGCATTGGCCAGGGAATGCGCCGACTGGATCCGCAGGAAATGCGAGTTCAGGTCGAACGTCAGCTACCGTCCCATGGACTCGATGCTGAACGTCGAATCCGGCGATTCCAGGACGTCGTACCGTCCGGTCAGCGAGTTCACGACCGTCGGGATCGGCAGCGAGAAAGGCGACAGCATCAGCATGTACACCACGAAACTCGCCGATGACGAGACCCTGCCGATGTTCCGTCTGTTCGATCAGATCTGGAACAACCCCGACCTTCTCAGGGATGTGAAGGAGGACATCGTGGACAAGCTCACCGAAGCGTACGATGAGAATCCTCCGGGGTTCATCTACTTCGTCACCCTGTACAACATATTCAAGGAGTTCCTGGAGGACATCTCCGGAGACAACCTCCCCAACGAGAGCATCAGGTTCCGCGATTCGGTGATCTGGAACTCCCTGTACTCCTTCCAGAAGGATGCGGTGCTCGGGATCATCAACAAACTGGAGACATTCAACGGATGCATCCTGGCCGACAGCGTCGGACTCGGAAAGACCTACACCGCCCTGGGCGTGATCAAGTACTACGAGTCGAGGAACAAGAACGTCCTCGTCCTATGTCCAAAGAAGCTGTCCGAGAACTGGAACACCTACCGTTCTGAATACAGGAACAACCCCCTGATCAAGGACAAGTTCCAGTACAAGGTGCTGTACCACACGGACCTCTCCAGAAGAAGCGGGTACTCCAACGGCATCAACCTGAAGCAGTTCTACTGGGAGAACTTCGACCTGGTCGTGATCGATGAGTCGCATAACTTCCGCAACGGGGGGAGGACGGATGTCGATGACGAGACCAGCGTCAACCGTTACAGCCGCCTTCTCAATGAGGTCATCAGGCCGGGCACCCAGACGAAGGTGCTGATGCTGTCTGCCACGCCTGTGAACAACAGGTTCTACGACCTCTACAACCAGCTGATGATCGCCTACGAAGGCGAGCCGAGCCTGATGCAGGACAACCTCGATGTCAGCCGCCCGCTGGATGCGATATTCAGGGATGCCCAGAAGGCCTTCAACAGGTGGAGCTCCCTTGAACCCGAGGAACGCACCACGGAAAATCTGCTGCACTGTCTCGACTTCGACTTCTTCCAGGTCCTGGACAGCGTGACCATCGCACGTTCCAGGAAGCACATCGAGAAGTACTACGGCATGGACGAGGTCGGGAAGTTCCCGCAGCGTCTGAAACCGATCAACCTGGACCCGGGCATCACGGATGATGACCTGGGCGTGACCTTCGAGAGCATCAACGCCTCCTTGCAGAGGTTGAACCTGGAGGTGTATGTCCCGACGGATTTCATCCTCCCCAGCAAGCAGTACAAGTACGGTATCGACAGGTCGACCATCGACCGTTCCGGACGCGAGCAGGGGATCAGGAGGCTCACCGCCATCAACCTCCTCAAACGTCTGGAGAGTTCCATCTACTCGTTCCGGAAGACCGTGGACAAGGTCCTCGCCAGGATCGAGAAGACACTGTCCAACATAGAGAAGTTCGAGAACGGTGAGAAGACCGTCAAGGTGAGCGAGGACCTGTCGGAGTTCGAAGAGGACGATGAGGTCTATGCGATCGAGCACGACATCAAGATCAGCCTGGAGGACATGGACTACATCCAGTGGAAGCACTATCTGGAGAACGACCGTGCTGTCCTCAGAGAACTGTCGGAATCGGTCGCCCGCATCACACCGACGAACGACAAGAAGCTCGCCACGCTCAAGAGATGCATCCTGGACAAGATCGACAACCCCATAAACCCGGGTAACAGGAAGGTCCTGATCTTCACGACCTTCAGCGACACCGCCGACTACCTCTACGAGAACATATCCAAGGAGTTCAAGGAGAGATACGGACTCAACACCGCCGAGATCACGGGAACGGTGGACGGTAGGAACACCCTGAAGGAGATCAAGGGGGATTTCAACGACACCCTGACATGGTTCTCCCCGATATCGAAGCGCAGGGACCTGGTGGACAAGAATGCCAAGGAAGAACTCGACATCCTGATCGGAACGGACTGCATATCGGAGGGTCAGAACCTCCAGGACTGCGACTTCTGTATCAACTACGACATCCACTGGAATCCCGTCCGTATCATCCAGAGATTCGGGCGTATCGACCGTATCGGCAGCAGGAACGACCGTATACAGCTGGTCAACTTCTGGCCGGACGTGGACCTGGACACGTACATCGACCTCCGCGGGAGGGTGGAGTCCCGTATGAAGGCGTCCGTCCTCACATCCACTGGGGACGACAACGTCCTGGACACCAATGAGAAGGGTGACCTGGAATACAGGAAGAACCAGCTCCAGCGTCTGAAGGATGAGGTCGTCGACATCGAGGACATGCAATCCGGAGTCTCGATAATGGATCTCGGGCTAAACGAGTTCAGAGTAGACCTTCTGGACTACACCCGTACCGCGGGACTGCTGGACGGCACCCCCTACGGGCTCCAGGCCGTCGTCCCATCGTCCGAGGAAATGCCACCTGGGGTCATGTTCGTCCTGTTGAACCGCGTGGACAACATCAACCGCGACAAGAAGAACCGCCTGCATCCGTTCTACATGGTCTACATATCGAATGCAGGCGATGTGGTCTGCGACCATCTGGATCCGAAGAGGTTCCTCGACCTCATGAGATATGCCTGCAAGGGGAAAAGCAAGCCATACGCGGATCTATGCAGATCGTTCAACGAGGAGACCGATGACGGACGCAACATGTCCGAGATCTCGAAGCTTCTGACGAGATCGATCGACTCCATCGTGGATCAGAAGGAACAATCGGAACTGGACGACTTCCTGAACGGCAAGGATAGTTTCACCACCGTGAAATCCAACGGCATGGACGATTTCGAACTCGTGTGCTTCCTGGTGGTGAGGTGA
- a CDS encoding DEAD/DEAH box helicase family protein has product MEFTFKTLPYQTEAVESIVRVFEGQEFSDGIRHRHDMGTRKDTQATFDEESGVPLTEVGLAYRNNDLTIAPERILKNIQTVQKDNGIPISEEIVDPLGAVTLDVEMETGTGKTYVYTKTMFELNKRYGWNKFIIVVPSIAIREGVYKSIQTTESHFMEQYGKKLRAFIYSSSDLYKIDEFSQSSGINVMIINSQAFAASFKEDGKNEQSRIIYSVRDEFQSRRPIDIIAANRPVLILDEPQKLGKDDSKTQKALRKHFNALFSMNFSATHVTHHNQVYSLDALDAYNQKLVKKIRVKGVRINHLSGSERYIYLEGIDAGKTAPTARMEIFVSHSAGIRNETHVFRQQDNLYETSNHIESYKGLFITDIDGLANTVTLSDGTVLYAGEAVGDITESGKRRIQIRETILSHLDQESKLFSKGIKVLSLFFIDEVAKYRQYDDDGNERLGEYGEMFEQEFRSIIAERGKFYDPDYIEYLTNTDVSRIHSGYFSIDKKGRAIDSEVKRGQEGSQDVSAYDLILKNKELLLSQSNPVRFIFSHSALSEGWDNPNVFQICALKHSDSTTRRRQEVGRGMRICVNQKGDRQDSEALGPLFHDVNSLTVVADEEYETFVKGLQEETVLDIRHRAVPITAEFLKGKKILAEEGEITIETMEAKVLYRYLSGNWYIDYDDMPTDKLKEDLHANKLQPLPQEIAKLAPGIRQFLKRVAEPQTVRDITEDGRKPKIKSNSLNKNFQRKEFIELWNEINHMYHYKVSFDSQELIRKSVVSINSKLNVSGISYTVTTGSQKSEISYEEAVEKDGFSKATTSSGEVGASSYVGVKYDLVGKVASKTGLTRRTVATILKEIENSKFDMFKVNPEEFIEKVSRLINEEKSTVIVDHIEYDMTEGKFDNSIFTMNRPEGDFDKAYETKKNIQDYIFTDSQVERRFAEDLDGAEEVIVYSKLPDGKGGFYIPTPMGEYTPDWAIAFDKDKVRHIFFVAETKGSMSSMDLSKIEENKIKCAKKLFEGTGIKVDFGTVNSYANLLDLVRGE; this is encoded by the coding sequence ATGGAGTTCACCTTCAAGACACTCCCGTATCAGACAGAGGCTGTCGAGAGCATAGTCCGTGTGTTCGAAGGCCAGGAGTTCAGCGATGGTATCCGGCACAGACACGACATGGGTACGAGGAAGGACACCCAGGCCACCTTCGACGAGGAATCTGGTGTCCCTCTGACCGAGGTCGGACTCGCCTATCGCAACAACGATCTGACGATCGCACCGGAACGGATCCTGAAGAACATCCAGACCGTCCAGAAGGACAACGGCATCCCCATATCGGAAGAGATCGTCGACCCGCTCGGAGCGGTGACACTCGACGTCGAGATGGAGACTGGTACAGGTAAGACGTACGTCTACACCAAGACGATGTTCGAGCTCAACAAGAGGTACGGATGGAACAAGTTCATCATCGTGGTCCCCAGTATCGCCATCCGCGAGGGGGTCTACAAGAGCATCCAGACCACCGAGTCCCATTTCATGGAGCAGTATGGGAAGAAGCTCCGTGCTTTCATCTACAGCTCTTCCGATCTCTACAAGATAGACGAGTTTTCCCAGAGCTCCGGAATCAACGTGATGATCATCAACTCCCAGGCCTTCGCGGCGTCGTTCAAGGAGGATGGGAAGAACGAGCAGAGCAGGATCATCTATTCCGTGAGGGACGAGTTCCAGTCGAGACGTCCCATAGACATCATCGCCGCCAACAGGCCGGTCCTCATCCTGGATGAGCCCCAGAAGCTCGGAAAGGACGACAGCAAGACGCAGAAGGCTCTTCGCAAGCACTTCAACGCCCTGTTCTCGATGAACTTCTCCGCCACGCATGTGACCCATCACAACCAGGTCTATTCCCTTGATGCCCTCGATGCGTACAACCAGAAACTCGTGAAGAAGATACGCGTGAAGGGCGTGAGGATCAACCACCTGTCGGGGTCCGAGAGGTACATCTATCTGGAAGGGATCGATGCCGGGAAGACAGCACCCACTGCGAGGATGGAGATCTTCGTGAGCCATTCCGCCGGGATCCGCAACGAGACCCATGTCTTCCGCCAACAGGACAACCTGTATGAGACATCCAATCACATCGAATCTTACAAGGGCCTGTTCATCACGGACATCGATGGTCTCGCGAACACGGTCACCCTGAGCGATGGCACTGTCCTCTATGCGGGAGAGGCTGTCGGCGACATCACCGAATCCGGGAAACGTCGCATCCAGATCAGGGAGACCATCCTATCGCACTTGGACCAGGAGAGCAAGCTGTTCTCCAAGGGTATCAAGGTCCTCTCCCTGTTCTTCATCGACGAGGTCGCCAAGTACCGTCAGTACGATGACGACGGAAACGAGAGGCTGGGCGAATACGGGGAGATGTTCGAACAGGAGTTCAGGTCCATCATCGCCGAACGCGGGAAGTTCTACGACCCGGACTACATCGAGTACCTCACAAACACCGACGTCTCGAGGATCCACTCAGGTTACTTCAGCATCGACAAGAAGGGCCGTGCCATCGACAGCGAGGTCAAGAGGGGACAGGAGGGTTCCCAGGACGTCAGCGCCTATGACCTGATCCTGAAGAACAAGGAGCTGTTGCTCAGCCAGAGCAATCCCGTCCGCTTCATCTTCTCTCACTCCGCCCTGTCCGAGGGATGGGACAATCCCAACGTGTTCCAGATATGCGCCCTCAAGCACTCCGACAGCACCACTCGCAGGAGGCAGGAGGTCGGCCGCGGTATGCGCATCTGCGTGAACCAGAAGGGGGACAGACAGGATTCCGAAGCGCTTGGTCCACTGTTCCACGATGTGAACTCCTTGACTGTCGTCGCCGATGAGGAATACGAGACGTTCGTCAAGGGGCTGCAGGAGGAGACCGTCCTGGACATCCGTCACCGTGCGGTGCCGATAACCGCCGAGTTCCTCAAGGGCAAGAAGATCCTCGCAGAGGAAGGCGAGATCACCATCGAGACCATGGAAGCCAAGGTGCTCTACAGGTACCTTTCAGGCAACTGGTACATCGATTACGACGACATGCCGACGGACAAGCTCAAGGAGGATCTCCATGCGAACAAGCTCCAGCCGCTTCCGCAGGAGATCGCCAAACTCGCTCCGGGAATCAGGCAGTTCCTCAAGAGGGTCGCAGAGCCTCAGACGGTGCGCGACATAACGGAGGACGGACGCAAGCCCAAGATCAAGTCCAACAGTCTGAACAAGAACTTCCAGAGGAAGGAGTTCATCGAGCTGTGGAACGAGATCAACCACATGTATCACTACAAGGTTTCCTTCGACAGCCAGGAGCTGATCCGGAAATCCGTCGTCAGCATAAACTCCAAGCTGAACGTGTCTGGAATTTCGTACACGGTCACCACCGGTTCCCAGAAATCCGAGATCAGCTACGAGGAAGCGGTTGAGAAGGATGGTTTCAGCAAAGCCACCACATCCAGCGGCGAAGTGGGTGCATCCTCCTATGTGGGGGTGAAGTACGATCTCGTAGGGAAGGTGGCGTCGAAGACCGGACTCACCCGCAGGACCGTGGCGACGATCCTCAAGGAGATAGAGAACTCGAAGTTCGACATGTTCAAGGTCAACCCAGAGGAGTTCATCGAGAAGGTCTCCAGATTAATCAACGAGGAGAAGTCCACAGTCATCGTGGATCACATCGAGTACGATATGACAGAAGGGAAGTTCGACAACAGCATCTTCACGATGAACCGTCCGGAAGGGGATTTCGACAAGGCGTACGAGACCAAGAAGAACATCCAGGACTACATATTCACTGACAGCCAAGTGGAGAGGAGGTTCGCCGAGGATCTGGATGGAGCCGAGGAGGTCATCGTGTACTCCAAGCTGCCTGACGGGAAGGGCGGGTTCTACATCCCCACCCCGATGGGGGAGTACACACCTGATTGGGCGATCGCCTTCGACAAGGACAAAGTCCGCCACATCTTCTTCGTGGCCGAGACCAAGGGCTCCATGTCATCCATGGACCTGTCAAAGATCGAGGAGAACAAGATCAAGTGCGCCAAGAAGCTGTTCGAGGGAACAGGCATCAAGGTCGACTTCGGGACAGTGAACAGCTACGCCAACCTCTTGGATCTCGTGAGAGGGGAATGA
- a CDS encoding site-specific DNA-methyltransferase: MADRLEMQTKDITEINIQKIAEIFPSCVTETKTDGGKTRLAVDFESLKRQLSDAVIPEGKERYIISWPGKSEAQRLANSPTTLTLRPCLDEHSKFADTRNIYIEGDNLDALKLLRETYLGKVKMIYIDPPYNTGNDFLYDDKFESTEEEYSQISGDYDDSGRRMVINSGSNGKYHTDWLNMIYPRLILAKDFLTDDGAIFISIDDNEQANLKRVCDEIFGERNFVTTFTWAAGRKNDSKLVSVSHEYILCYVRSMDYLKENAVKWRERKQGLDDIYAEYDALRKKYGSDDAAVEKELKRWYKSLGANDPAKNHKHYNSVDKRGIYFADNISWPGGGGPKYEVLHPITGKPVKIPSRGWLYSEKRLKELIADDRIVFGDDEKSVPCVKSYLKEHELSAPYSVFYKDGRAATKRLRDLMGKDVFQNPKDEEIIQSLIQFCTDKDSIIMDFFSGSATTAHSVFLQNKADGGNRTFILVQIPEPLENVKGTSEASKTIYNNAIELLGDRPHNICEIGKERIRRAGKQLTGQQTLDDNELDVGFRVFKVDSSNMNDVFYDPTATKKEILDYAAENIKSDRSGQDLLVQVMLELGIELSADIQEEKVAGKTVFSVDGDYLIACFDSDVDDGLVTEIAKRQPRYAVFRDSSMSSDSVAINFGEIFKTFSPNTQTKVL, from the coding sequence ATGGCAGACAGGCTCGAGATGCAGACAAAGGACATCACAGAAATCAACATCCAGAAAATCGCAGAGATCTTCCCCTCATGCGTAACCGAGACGAAAACGGATGGTGGGAAGACCAGACTGGCTGTTGACTTCGAGAGCCTCAAGCGTCAGCTCTCGGATGCTGTCATCCCGGAAGGAAAGGAGAGGTATATCATCTCGTGGCCGGGAAAATCGGAGGCTCAGCGTCTAGCTAACAGTCCGACGACACTGACGCTCAGACCCTGCCTCGATGAGCACTCTAAGTTTGCCGACACCAGAAACATCTACATCGAGGGAGACAACCTGGATGCTCTCAAACTCTTAAGGGAAACGTATCTTGGGAAGGTGAAAATGATCTACATCGATCCCCCCTACAACACAGGGAATGATTTCCTCTATGATGACAAGTTCGAATCGACCGAGGAGGAATACAGCCAGATCAGCGGGGATTACGATGATTCCGGACGTCGGATGGTCATCAACTCCGGGAGCAATGGGAAATATCATACCGACTGGCTGAACATGATCTACCCTCGCCTGATTCTGGCGAAGGATTTCTTGACAGATGATGGTGCGATATTCATCAGCATAGATGACAATGAGCAGGCCAATCTGAAACGTGTATGCGATGAGATCTTCGGAGAGCGCAATTTCGTTACGACATTCACATGGGCTGCGGGTCGTAAGAACGATTCGAAACTTGTATCGGTGTCTCACGAGTACATTCTGTGTTATGTCCGTTCCATGGATTACCTGAAGGAAAACGCTGTCAAATGGCGTGAGAGGAAACAGGGTCTAGACGACATCTACGCCGAGTATGATGCTCTGAGAAAGAAGTACGGCTCAGATGATGCTGCTGTAGAGAAAGAGCTGAAAAGGTGGTATAAATCGCTAGGTGCCAATGATCCTGCAAAGAATCATAAACATTACAACAGCGTAGACAAGAGAGGCATTTACTTTGCTGACAATATCTCATGGCCAGGCGGAGGCGGCCCCAAATACGAAGTCTTACACCCAATAACAGGCAAACCTGTCAAAATACCATCAAGAGGATGGTTGTATTCAGAAAAACGCCTTAAAGAATTAATCGCAGACGACAGAATTGTATTTGGCGATGATGAAAAATCCGTCCCCTGTGTTAAAAGCTACCTCAAAGAACACGAATTGTCTGCACCCTATAGTGTGTTCTACAAGGATGGTCGCGCTGCGACGAAAAGACTTAGAGATCTGATGGGGAAGGACGTGTTCCAGAATCCGAAGGACGAGGAGATCATCCAGTCCCTGATACAATTCTGCACCGACAAGGATTCCATAATCATGGATTTCTTCTCTGGATCGGCGACGACAGCCCATTCGGTATTCCTTCAGAACAAAGCCGATGGAGGAAACCGTACGTTCATATTGGTCCAGATTCCCGAGCCCCTGGAGAATGTTAAAGGCACTTCCGAAGCTTCAAAGACAATCTACAACAATGCCATAGAACTTCTCGGAGACAGACCCCACAACATTTGCGAGATCGGAAAGGAACGCATAAGGCGTGCGGGTAAGCAACTGACAGGACAACAGACTCTTGATGACAATGAACTGGATGTCGGATTCCGCGTGTTCAAGGTCGACTCGTCTAACATGAACGATGTGTTCTACGATCCGACGGCCACCAAGAAGGAGATTCTTGATTACGCTGCGGAGAACATCAAATCCGACCGCAGCGGGCAGGACCTTCTGGTTCAGGTTATGCTAGAGCTCGGTATCGAACTGTCCGCCGACATCCAGGAAGAGAAGGTTGCGGGCAAGACGGTGTTCTCAGTCGATGGAGACTACCTCATCGCATGCTTCGACTCGGATGTGGATGATGGCCTTGTCACGGAGATTGCCAAACGTCAGCCCAGGTACGCGGTGTTCAGGGACAGCTCCATGTCGTCCGATTCGGTCGCGATAAACTTCGGTGAGATCTTCAAGACGTTCAGTCCCAACACGCAGACCAAGGTGCTCTGA
- a CDS encoding zinc-ribbon domain-containing protein, which yields MYCPNCGTNNEEGARFCISCGYDFKNVNAHGDTAHRTEPEASPASPEPSPSAESHSAGSTKPKKGRNPYTIGIVIAIVLIVVGFFVVSIPGDSPAEEKDYALVTFTVYNDQNQTLNITLEGGGVTYFEPVDLKEDNFQYGLNFYIVELDGESDVITFTATGVGLSTGTTYTDSETLTLHSGEQYRVVLHL from the coding sequence ATGTACTGTCCGAACTGTGGCACCAACAATGAGGAAGGCGCCAGATTCTGCATATCATGTGGTTACGATTTCAAGAACGTCAACGCCCACGGCGACACCGCCCACAGAACGGAGCCGGAGGCCAGCCCTGCCAGCCCTGAACCGAGTCCCTCCGCAGAGAGCCATTCCGCAGGCTCTACCAAGCCCAAGAAGGGTCGCAACCCATACACAATCGGCATCGTGATCGCGATAGTCCTGATTGTCGTTGGATTTTTCGTGGTGTCAATTCCCGGCGACAGCCCGGCTGAAGAGAAGGACTACGCACTTGTGACGTTCACGGTCTACAACGATCAGAACCAGACGCTGAACATCACCCTGGAGGGCGGGGGCGTCACATACTTCGAGCCTGTGGATCTGAAAGAGGACAATTTCCAGTACGGTCTAAACTTCTACATCGTAGAGCTCGATGGCGAAAGCGATGTCATCACCTTCACCGCCACCGGAGTGGGATTGTCGACAGGGACCACCTACACCGATAGCGAGACGCTGACCTTGCATTCCGGAGAGCAGTACAGGGTCGTACTGCACCTCTGA